The sequence GAAGAATTAAGAAAATATTTATAAATATTTTTTGTTTTCTCTATCATACTTTCCAAAGTAAATTCCTTACAAAATCTTTCATATCCTTTCTCTGCCAATTTTTTCCTTAAGTTGTCATCTTTAATTAATTTTTCTATGGCAAGGGCTAAACTTTTTGAGTCCCTCGGAGGAACCAAAATTCCATTAACTCCCTCTTCTATAATTTCAGGAGTTCCTCCAACCCTTGTCGCAATAACAGGAACTTTTAAAGAAAGGGCTTCTAAAAGGGAAAGGCTTAAAAATTCAGAAAGGGATGGTAAAACAAAGATTTTAAAATTTTTTATATAATATTTGGCATGGGGAAGGGAACCTAAAAAATAAACTTTATCCCTTACTTTTAATTTTTCTGCTAGCTTTTCTAAATTTTTTCTTTCTTCTCCGTCTCCAATAAGGACCAATTTAATATCTTTGTAGTCTTTCTCTACAATACTAAAGGCAGAAATTAAGTAGTTTATTCCCTTACTTTTAGAAAGACGAGCAACGGTTCCTATAATAAAACCATCGATTCTTAATGGTAAATCCCATTTTTCTGAAGTCTCTGATATCCCATTATGAATGAGTACTAATTTATTCTCAGAAAGTCCCATCTTTCTTAAGAATCTTCTATCATAATCAGAGACACAAATTACTCTATCTCCCCATTTATTATTTATGAAAGCTGATAAGAAATAATCTATAGAGGGAAAGGATGTAGCATAACCATGACAGGTAAAAAGGACAGGAATATTAGGAGAAATCTTTTTACTTATATAAACTAATTCATGGGCTCCATGGATATGGATCAAGTTGGGATTAAAATCCTCTATTGTTAATTTTAAGATTTTCTTATACTTTTGAAAATTGAAAAAAGATAAGAAAGGAATTTCTTTGTATGGAATTTTATTTT is a genomic window of Dictyoglomus sp. containing:
- a CDS encoding glycosyltransferase family 4 protein, producing the protein MKPKILYLLPYFNLAGTEIHVVELIKELRKEYEILVVSPRGKGFVLLEENKIPYKEIPFLSFFNFQKYKKILKLTIEDFNPNLIHIHGAHELVYISKKISPNIPVLFTCHGYATSFPSIDYFLSAFINNKWGDRVICVSDYDRRFLRKMGLSENKLVLIHNGISETSEKWDLPLRIDGFIIGTVARLSKSKGINYLISAFSIVEKDYKDIKLVLIGDGEERKNLEKLAEKLKVRDKVYFLGSLPHAKYYIKNFKIFVLPSLSEFLSLSLLEALSLKVPVIATRVGGTPEIIEEGVNGILVPPRDSKSLALAIEKLIKDDNLRKKLAEKGYERFCKEFTLESMIEKTKNIYKYFLNSSR